A genome region from Phoenix dactylifera cultivar Barhee BC4 unplaced genomic scaffold, palm_55x_up_171113_PBpolish2nd_filt_p 000722F, whole genome shotgun sequence includes the following:
- the LOC103717654 gene encoding protein TIME FOR COFFEE-like isoform X6: MERNREARRGTGAAVNGGLSRRRQRSSSLRDCPEEDVGMEMAETTRLRDRGSKKDRDRDRSSRSKRRRGERMLHGSNKDEGDDSSDESVDEEEDEEEDMSVSVRLPPPPPNPSSSSSSLSQNNHHQHQPNRKSLPVKVPRTPPVWKADEMIGFSVPRKARSGGSGSGEQIQWQASTSPSRLSPASTTQISPSSSNASARKKMKELNGSKHRPPKVSKSPSSIQEDIEIEVAEVLYGMTKQFQCPPKQETSKIDSKDTNAPKGKKPRPVKLEEERPSSPGGLRAPEASKMEPEHQMKEEASSLRSEKNTACPITGNGGGSTDVSVPPVAAAPFDVQQDLAKIGDDPVPDSKLLKGEPDGQNRMENQEEPTPPEKETVPFTYWDVSRSEETTAKAAPAADSRREEKFCIDLMAPPPGKLSPERYNSCEIDANPRSQGPGGIEMALKVDIEKKEEKAVEKTEKDGVILDDKKVDKSMQEEFELKKQRVKETTLLDLPIDMGKPDKDSLSSCKLQLQKQQQKSPRLEPKQEKAVVAPSASPPAMPMTIAGWQESLPPFGYMGQVPSLQAVVPMDGATGASNSLQPSSFVSPESRPKRCVTHYYIAQNIGYHQRFSRMNPLWPAAAGAGPLYGAKPYNLNASPSSDGKNTASFQDNKGAAFKGPPSKEEMLAANNPHTEAAAEKKQQQQLLPQIPRSGSATNMLHGPTFIFPLNQQQAAAATRSGASKSTPGSGNGSPSSSASGSAIASAGTGGGSVAPTMNLSFTGLTPNEAQYLAMLQSNAYPFPIPAHVAGPPHFRGASPAQAMPFFNGPFYSSQMLHPSQLHQQQQQQQQLLMGPQAPPRSQQQGHHQHTSTSSGSSSSHKRPQPPQALGGGAGGAGGSNHGFPAANQQQHLVPHHARRQEGDKPLEDSPSTTDGRNPLPHAQKNIYAPNFAMPIHPQNFTLMSAAATAATLGGGGGHGDKLTSSQAFAMPFISFNGVAAAPPGLDFSSMAQNHAIFQALPEDARPAYSQINAAAAAAAAAAAAAAAQAAQQKKAHPEDGRSSVGDSMSTSTVGEEERKVIAGSKAPGSSKHSFSFSKPDGGPPFSSMLGNSVIDGSSRTLGLIPAPANRSSGAASATTSATEVPVVNIPNSQQQQQQQLLQLQKQQQQQHQQQLQMQHQLAAMKSSGSERLPAGSSVFPQALAGFPQALIQGGSCSQSPQWKASITRAATPAPPQSSAQPVVKNNPPPQQQGRAPQQSFPAQSHQTQISFCVNSMKAVPAGGTSNPSSSSAPAIAVGSPPNSVAKSANGNPRASAGMKLGSSAAAALSLPQQSSAKSCVPSSGRKSSPVNNNRNAPSVLGHSHIAPAPNSSTKPQQQQQQAQQSQKQQQPFPQPQFFFSNFMQAQPPQSNAAAAAAAAAAAAGYYQRRPSERAPSQPAQQQQLNSTPGSSGMLPSALTTDPAKAAAAAAGNGMKGMPPPGLLHAAHLAAAAQSASAATHPFLPASFPYLSVPAVSLKPAAADQKPAAGNDNSHACWQPEKR; this comes from the exons ATGGAGAGGAATCGGGAAGCGAGGAGAGGAACCGGGGCGGCGGTGAATGGTGGGTTgtcgaggaggaggcagaggagcAGCAGCTTGAGAGACTGTCCTG AGGAGGATGTAGGGATGGAGATGGCGGAGACGACGAGGCTTCGGGATCGAGGGAGCAAGAAGGATCGAGATCGGGATAGATCAAGCCGGAGCAAAAGGAGGAGAGGCGAGAGGATGCTGCACGGGAGCAACAAGGACGAAGGAGACGACAGCTCCGATGAGAGCGTcgacgaggaggaggacgaggaggaggacaTGTCCGTGTCCGTCCggctgccgccgccgcctccaaatccgtcctcctcctcctcttcgctATCTCAGAACAACCACCACCAGCACCAGCCGAACCGGAAGAGCTTGCCGGTCAAGGTCCCGAGGACTCCGCCGGTCTGGAAGGCAGACGAGATGATAGGATTCTCGGTACCAAGGAAAGCCCGGTCAG GTGGCTCTGGAAGTGGAGAGCAGATTCAGTGGCAAGCTTCGACCTCTCCTTCGAGGCTCAGCCCTGCCTCCACCACCCAGATctcaccctcctcctccaacgCCTCCGCTCGGAAGAAGATG AAAGAGTTGAATGGATCCAAGCACCGGCCGCCGAAGGTCTCCAAGTCGCCGTCTTCGATCCAGGAGGACATCGAGATCGAGGTCGCCGAGGTTTTGTATGGGATGACCAAACAATTCCAATGCCCACCGAAGCAGGAGACCTCGAAGATTGATTCAAAGGACACAAATG CTCCAAAGGGGAAGAAGCCGAGGCCTGTGAAGCTTGAGGAGGAAAGACCCTCAAGTCCGGGGGGCCTGCGAGCACCAGAGGCTTCTAAGATGGAACCGGAGCACCAGATGAAGGAAGAGGCTTCGTCACTGAGATCAGAGAAGAACACCGCATGTCCAATCACTGGAAACGGTGGTGGTTCAACTGATGTCTCTGTTCCTCCTGTTGCGGCAGCCCCCTTTGATGTACAGCAAGACTTAGCAAAAATAGGAGACGATCCAGTTCCTGATTCTAAGCTTTTGAAGGGAGAACCAGATGGCCAAAATCGGATGGAGAACCAGGAAGAACCTACTCCACCTGAAAAGGAAACAGTTCCCTTCACTTATTGGGATGTCAGTCGTAGTGAAGAAACCACAGCAAAAGC AGCTCCGGCAGCTGATAGCCGTCGGGAAGAGAAATTCTGCATTGATCTAATG GCTCCTCCCCCTGGGAAGTTATCTCCCGAGAGGTACAACTCGTGCGAAATCGACGCAAATCCCAGGTCTCAGGGTCCAGGAGGGATCGAAATG gctTTGAAAGTGGACattgagaagaaagaagaaaaggcagtggagaaaacagaaaaagatggagtgattctgGATGATAAGAAGGTTGACAAGTCCATGCAGGAGGAATTTGAGTTAAAGAAGCAAAGGGTGAAGGAGACGACCCTTCTTGACCTGCCAATTGATATGGGGAAGCCAGATAAGGACAGCCTTAGCAGCTGCAAACTCCAACTCCAGAAGCAGCAACAGAAGTCACCTAGGTTGGAGCCAAAACAAGAGAAGGCTG TCGTAGCTCCATCTGCATCGCCCCCTGCTATGCCAATGACAATTGCAGGCTGGCAAGAAAGCCTTCCCCCTTTTGG GTACATGGGTCAAGTTCCATCTCTGCAGGCAGTCGTTCCCATGGATGGGGCTACAGGTGCTTCCAATAGCTTACAG CCTTCCAGCTTCGTCTCACCAGAGTCTCGCCCGAAGCGCTGCGTGACGCACTACTACATCGCACAGAATATTGGTTACCACCAGAGATTTTCAAGGATGAATCCTTTGTGGCCTGCTGCAGCTGGCGCTGGTCCACTATATGGAGCCAAGCCATACAATCTCAATGCCTCGCCTTCTTCAGATGGGAAGAATACGGCCTCCTTTCAAGATAACAAGGGAGCGGCATTTAAGGGACCACCCTCGAAGGAGGAGATGCTCGCAGCAAATAATCCCCACACCGAAGCAGCTGCCGAaaagaagcagcagcagcaacttCTCCCACAGATACCCCGGTCTGGATCAGCAACCAATATGCTG CATGGCCCGACGTTCATCTTCCCTCTCAACCAGCAGCAAGCAGCAGCTGCCACCCGATCCGGAGCATCAAAATCTACTCCAGGGAGTGGTAACGGGTCACCTTCTTCTAGCGCCTCTGGTTCTGCGATTGCGAGCGCTGGAACTGGCGGTGGATCGGTGGCACCTACGATGAACTTGAGCTTTACTGGCCTGACCCCGAATGAGGCTCAATATCTGGCGATGCTACAGAGCAATGCGTACCCATTTCCTATCCCTGCACATGTTGCGGGGCCTCCGCACTTCAGAGGAGCAAGTCCTGCCCAGGCAATGCCCTTCTTCAATGGGCCCTTCTACTCTTCTCAGATGCTTCACCCATCTCAGCTccaccagcagcagcagcagcagcagcagctgctGATGGGACCACAAGCACCTCCCCGCAGCCAACAACAAGGCCACCATCAGCACACAAGCACGTCGAGTGGATCATCATCCTCCCACAAGCGTCCACAGCCACCGCAGGCTCTGGGAGGTGGGGCCGGCGGTGCTGGTGGAAGCAATCATGGCTTTCCAGCAGCAAACCAGCAGCAGCACTTGGTGCCCCACCACGCACGGCGACAGGAGGGTGATAAGCCTTTGGAAGATAGCCCATCAACCACTGATGGAAGGAATCCTCTTCCTCATGCTCAGAAGAACATCTATGCTCCCAATTTTGCCATGCCGATACATCCTCAGAATTTTACTTTGATGTCTGCCGCGGCTACAGCAGCAACATTGGGTGGTGGTGGGGGGCACGGTGATAAGCTCACATCATCCCAAGCTTTTGCTATGCCCTTTATCTCCTTCAATGGGGTTGCCGCTGCTCCTCCAGGCCTTGATTTCTCTTCCATGGCGCAAAACCACGCCATCTTTCAGGCCCTCCCTGAAGATGCCAGACCTGCATACAGCCAGATaaatgctgctgctgctgctgctgctgctgctgctgctgctgccgccgcCCAAGCAGCACAACAGAAGAAGGCCCACCCTGAGGATGGGAGGTCTTCAGTTGGGGACTCAATGAGTACAAGTACTGTTGGTGAAGAGGAAAGGAAGGTGATTGCAGGCAGCAAAGCTCCTGGCAGTAGTAAACATTCCTTTAGCTTCTCTAAACCGGATGGTGGACCTCCCTTCTCTTCCATGCTTGGCAACAGTGTCATAGACGGCTCATCTCGGACCTTGGGTCTCATCCCAGCTCCTGCAAACCGTTCTTCTGGTGCTGCTTCCGCAACCACTTCAGCCACTGAAGTGCCTGTAGTTAATATTCCCAAttctcagcagcagcagcagcagcagcttcTTCAACTTcaaaagcagcagcagcagcagcatcaGCAGCAGCTACAGATGCAGCACCAGCTCGCAGCCATGAAGTCCTCTGGCTCAGAGCGTCTTCCTGCGGGCTCCAGTGTGTTTCCTCAAGCCTTGGCTGGCTTTCCTCAAGCTCTCATCCAGGGTGGCAGCTGCTCGCAGTCACCCCAGTGGAAGGCCTCCATTACAAGAGCAGCAACGCCTGCCCCTCCCCAGTCTTCTGCTCAACCGGTGGTGAAGAACAATCCTCCTCCCCAGCAGCAAGGCAGAGCACCTCAACAGTCTTTTCCTGCTCAAAGCCACCAAACCCAGATATCTTTCTGTGTGAATTCAATGAAAGCAGTGCCTGCTGGAGGGACTAGCAATCCATCATCCTCATCTGCTCCCGCCATTGCCGTGGGTTCTCCCCCGAATTCAGTCGCCAAGAGTGCGAATGGGAACCCACGGGCTTCTGCTGGTATGAAACTTGGTTCATCGGCCGCCGCCGCATTATCACTGCCCCAACAATCATCCGCCAAGAGTTGTGTGCCAAGCTCAGGCCGGAAGTCTTCTCCGGTGAACAACAACCGAAATGCGCCCTCCGTACTTGGCCACTCCCACATCGCTCCTGCCCCAAATTCCAGCACCAAaccgcagcagcagcagcagcaagctCAGCAATCACAGAAGCAGCAGCAACCATTCCCTCAACCTCAATTCTTCTTTTCAAATTTCATGCAGGCCCAGCCCCCTCAATCCaatgccgccgccgccgccgccgccgccgctgccgccgccggATATTATCAAAGACGCCCATCCGAACGAGCACCATCTCAACCGGCTCAGCAGCAGCAGTTGAACTCGACACCAGGCTCTTCCGGCATGCTGCCCTCTGCTCTAACGACTGATCCTGCAAAAGCAGCAGCTGCAGCGGCGGGCAATGGCATGAAAGGGATGCCTCCACCAGGCCTCCTCCATGCTGCTCATCTTGCTGCGGCTGCCCAGTCCGCCTCCGCCGCCACTCACCCTTTTCTGCCCGCCTCATTTCCTTATCTCTCCGTTCCGGCTGTCTCCTTGAAGCCTGCAGCAGCCGATCAGAAACCTGCAGCCG GGAATGACAATTCGCATGCATGCTGGCAGCCTGAGAAGAGATGA
- the LOC103717654 gene encoding protein TIME FOR COFFEE-like isoform X3, with translation MERNREARRGTGAAVNGGLSRRRQRSSSLRDCPEEDVGMEMAETTRLRDRGSKKDRDRDRSSRSKRRRGERMLHGSNKDEGDDSSDESVDEEEDEEEDMSVSVRLPPPPPNPSSSSSSLSQNNHHQHQPNRKSLPVKVPRTPPVWKADEMIGFSVPRKARSGGSGSGEQIQWQASTSPSRLSPASTTQISPSSSNASARKKMKELNGSKHRPPKVSKSPSSIQEDIEIEVAEVLYGMTKQFQCPPKQETSKIDSKDTNGGSGNEAKSRISSPNSISPTPPASLPSSVPPPSNFSSNPTSLPTAAPKGKKPRPVKLEEERPSSPGGLRAPEASKMEPEHQMKEEASSLRSEKNTACPITGNGGGSTDVSVPPVAAAPFDVQQDLAKIGDDPVPDSKLLKGEPDGQNRMENQEEPTPPEKETVPFTYWDVSRSEETTAKAAPAADSRREEKFCIDLMAPPPGKLSPERYNSCEIDANPRSQGPGGIEMALKVDIEKKEEKAVEKTEKDGVILDDKKVDKSMQEEFELKKQRVKETTLLDLPIDMGKPDKDSLSSCKLQLQKQQQKSPRLEPKQEKAVVAPSASPPAMPMTIAGWQESLPPFGYMGQVPSLQAVVPMDGATGASNSLQPSSFVSPESRPKRCVTHYYIAQNIGYHQRFSRMNPLWPAAAGAGPLYGAKPYNLNASPSSDGKNTASFQDNKGAAFKGPPSKEEMLAANNPHTEAAAEKKQQQQLLPQIPRSGSATNMLHGPTFIFPLNQQQAAAATRSGASKSTPGSGNGSPSSSASGSAIASAGTGGGSVAPTMNLSFTGLTPNEAQYLAMLQSNAYPFPIPAHVAGPPHFRGASPAQAMPFFNGPFYSSQMLHPSQLHQQQQQQQQLLMGPQAPPRSQQQGHHQHTSTSSGSSSSHKRPQPPQALGGGAGGAGGSNHGFPAANQQQHLVPHHARRQEGDKPLEDSPSTTDGRNPLPHAQKNIYAPNFAMPIHPQNFTLMSAAATAATLGGGGGHGDKLTSSQAFAMPFISFNGVAAAPPGLDFSSMAQNHAIFQALPEDARPAYSQINAAAAAAAAAAAAAAAQAAQQKKAHPEDGRSSVGDSMSTSTVGEEERKVIAGSKAPGSSKHSFSFSKPDGGPPFSSMLGNSVIDGSSRTLGLIPAPANRSSGAASATTSATEVPVVNIPNSQQQQQQQLLQLQKQQQQQHQQQLQMQHQLAAMKSSGSERLPAGSSVFPQALAGFPQALIQGGSCSQSPQWKASITRAATPAPPQSSAQPVVKNNPPPQQQGRAPQQSFPAQSHQTQISFCVNSMKAVPAGGTSNPSSSSAPAIAVGSPPNSVAKSANGNPRASAGMKLGSSAAAALSLPQQSSAKSCVPSSGRKSSPVNNNRNAPSVLGHSHIAPAPNSSTKPQQQQQQAQQSQKQQQPFPQPQFFFSNFMQAQPPQSNAAAAAAAAAAAAGYYQRRPSERAPSQPAQQQQLNSTPGSSGMLPSALTTDPAKAAAAAAGNGMKGMPPPGLLHAAHLAAAAQSASAATHPFLPASFPYLSVPAVSLKPAAADQKPAAGNDNSHACWQPEKR, from the exons ATGGAGAGGAATCGGGAAGCGAGGAGAGGAACCGGGGCGGCGGTGAATGGTGGGTTgtcgaggaggaggcagaggagcAGCAGCTTGAGAGACTGTCCTG AGGAGGATGTAGGGATGGAGATGGCGGAGACGACGAGGCTTCGGGATCGAGGGAGCAAGAAGGATCGAGATCGGGATAGATCAAGCCGGAGCAAAAGGAGGAGAGGCGAGAGGATGCTGCACGGGAGCAACAAGGACGAAGGAGACGACAGCTCCGATGAGAGCGTcgacgaggaggaggacgaggaggaggacaTGTCCGTGTCCGTCCggctgccgccgccgcctccaaatccgtcctcctcctcctcttcgctATCTCAGAACAACCACCACCAGCACCAGCCGAACCGGAAGAGCTTGCCGGTCAAGGTCCCGAGGACTCCGCCGGTCTGGAAGGCAGACGAGATGATAGGATTCTCGGTACCAAGGAAAGCCCGGTCAG GTGGCTCTGGAAGTGGAGAGCAGATTCAGTGGCAAGCTTCGACCTCTCCTTCGAGGCTCAGCCCTGCCTCCACCACCCAGATctcaccctcctcctccaacgCCTCCGCTCGGAAGAAGATG AAAGAGTTGAATGGATCCAAGCACCGGCCGCCGAAGGTCTCCAAGTCGCCGTCTTCGATCCAGGAGGACATCGAGATCGAGGTCGCCGAGGTTTTGTATGGGATGACCAAACAATTCCAATGCCCACCGAAGCAGGAGACCTCGAAGATTGATTCAAAGGACACAAATGGTGGGTCTGGCAATGAAGCCAAATCCAGAATTTCCTCTCCAAACTCGATCTCCCCTACTCCTCCGGCATCTCTGCCGTCATCTGTTCCTCCCCCCTCCAATTTTAGCTCTAACCCCACTTCTTTGCCTACTGCTG CTCCAAAGGGGAAGAAGCCGAGGCCTGTGAAGCTTGAGGAGGAAAGACCCTCAAGTCCGGGGGGCCTGCGAGCACCAGAGGCTTCTAAGATGGAACCGGAGCACCAGATGAAGGAAGAGGCTTCGTCACTGAGATCAGAGAAGAACACCGCATGTCCAATCACTGGAAACGGTGGTGGTTCAACTGATGTCTCTGTTCCTCCTGTTGCGGCAGCCCCCTTTGATGTACAGCAAGACTTAGCAAAAATAGGAGACGATCCAGTTCCTGATTCTAAGCTTTTGAAGGGAGAACCAGATGGCCAAAATCGGATGGAGAACCAGGAAGAACCTACTCCACCTGAAAAGGAAACAGTTCCCTTCACTTATTGGGATGTCAGTCGTAGTGAAGAAACCACAGCAAAAGC AGCTCCGGCAGCTGATAGCCGTCGGGAAGAGAAATTCTGCATTGATCTAATG GCTCCTCCCCCTGGGAAGTTATCTCCCGAGAGGTACAACTCGTGCGAAATCGACGCAAATCCCAGGTCTCAGGGTCCAGGAGGGATCGAAATG gctTTGAAAGTGGACattgagaagaaagaagaaaaggcagtggagaaaacagaaaaagatggagtgattctgGATGATAAGAAGGTTGACAAGTCCATGCAGGAGGAATTTGAGTTAAAGAAGCAAAGGGTGAAGGAGACGACCCTTCTTGACCTGCCAATTGATATGGGGAAGCCAGATAAGGACAGCCTTAGCAGCTGCAAACTCCAACTCCAGAAGCAGCAACAGAAGTCACCTAGGTTGGAGCCAAAACAAGAGAAGGCTG TCGTAGCTCCATCTGCATCGCCCCCTGCTATGCCAATGACAATTGCAGGCTGGCAAGAAAGCCTTCCCCCTTTTGG GTACATGGGTCAAGTTCCATCTCTGCAGGCAGTCGTTCCCATGGATGGGGCTACAGGTGCTTCCAATAGCTTACAG CCTTCCAGCTTCGTCTCACCAGAGTCTCGCCCGAAGCGCTGCGTGACGCACTACTACATCGCACAGAATATTGGTTACCACCAGAGATTTTCAAGGATGAATCCTTTGTGGCCTGCTGCAGCTGGCGCTGGTCCACTATATGGAGCCAAGCCATACAATCTCAATGCCTCGCCTTCTTCAGATGGGAAGAATACGGCCTCCTTTCAAGATAACAAGGGAGCGGCATTTAAGGGACCACCCTCGAAGGAGGAGATGCTCGCAGCAAATAATCCCCACACCGAAGCAGCTGCCGAaaagaagcagcagcagcaacttCTCCCACAGATACCCCGGTCTGGATCAGCAACCAATATGCTG CATGGCCCGACGTTCATCTTCCCTCTCAACCAGCAGCAAGCAGCAGCTGCCACCCGATCCGGAGCATCAAAATCTACTCCAGGGAGTGGTAACGGGTCACCTTCTTCTAGCGCCTCTGGTTCTGCGATTGCGAGCGCTGGAACTGGCGGTGGATCGGTGGCACCTACGATGAACTTGAGCTTTACTGGCCTGACCCCGAATGAGGCTCAATATCTGGCGATGCTACAGAGCAATGCGTACCCATTTCCTATCCCTGCACATGTTGCGGGGCCTCCGCACTTCAGAGGAGCAAGTCCTGCCCAGGCAATGCCCTTCTTCAATGGGCCCTTCTACTCTTCTCAGATGCTTCACCCATCTCAGCTccaccagcagcagcagcagcagcagcagctgctGATGGGACCACAAGCACCTCCCCGCAGCCAACAACAAGGCCACCATCAGCACACAAGCACGTCGAGTGGATCATCATCCTCCCACAAGCGTCCACAGCCACCGCAGGCTCTGGGAGGTGGGGCCGGCGGTGCTGGTGGAAGCAATCATGGCTTTCCAGCAGCAAACCAGCAGCAGCACTTGGTGCCCCACCACGCACGGCGACAGGAGGGTGATAAGCCTTTGGAAGATAGCCCATCAACCACTGATGGAAGGAATCCTCTTCCTCATGCTCAGAAGAACATCTATGCTCCCAATTTTGCCATGCCGATACATCCTCAGAATTTTACTTTGATGTCTGCCGCGGCTACAGCAGCAACATTGGGTGGTGGTGGGGGGCACGGTGATAAGCTCACATCATCCCAAGCTTTTGCTATGCCCTTTATCTCCTTCAATGGGGTTGCCGCTGCTCCTCCAGGCCTTGATTTCTCTTCCATGGCGCAAAACCACGCCATCTTTCAGGCCCTCCCTGAAGATGCCAGACCTGCATACAGCCAGATaaatgctgctgctgctgctgctgctgctgctgctgctgctgccgccgcCCAAGCAGCACAACAGAAGAAGGCCCACCCTGAGGATGGGAGGTCTTCAGTTGGGGACTCAATGAGTACAAGTACTGTTGGTGAAGAGGAAAGGAAGGTGATTGCAGGCAGCAAAGCTCCTGGCAGTAGTAAACATTCCTTTAGCTTCTCTAAACCGGATGGTGGACCTCCCTTCTCTTCCATGCTTGGCAACAGTGTCATAGACGGCTCATCTCGGACCTTGGGTCTCATCCCAGCTCCTGCAAACCGTTCTTCTGGTGCTGCTTCCGCAACCACTTCAGCCACTGAAGTGCCTGTAGTTAATATTCCCAAttctcagcagcagcagcagcagcagcttcTTCAACTTcaaaagcagcagcagcagcagcatcaGCAGCAGCTACAGATGCAGCACCAGCTCGCAGCCATGAAGTCCTCTGGCTCAGAGCGTCTTCCTGCGGGCTCCAGTGTGTTTCCTCAAGCCTTGGCTGGCTTTCCTCAAGCTCTCATCCAGGGTGGCAGCTGCTCGCAGTCACCCCAGTGGAAGGCCTCCATTACAAGAGCAGCAACGCCTGCCCCTCCCCAGTCTTCTGCTCAACCGGTGGTGAAGAACAATCCTCCTCCCCAGCAGCAAGGCAGAGCACCTCAACAGTCTTTTCCTGCTCAAAGCCACCAAACCCAGATATCTTTCTGTGTGAATTCAATGAAAGCAGTGCCTGCTGGAGGGACTAGCAATCCATCATCCTCATCTGCTCCCGCCATTGCCGTGGGTTCTCCCCCGAATTCAGTCGCCAAGAGTGCGAATGGGAACCCACGGGCTTCTGCTGGTATGAAACTTGGTTCATCGGCCGCCGCCGCATTATCACTGCCCCAACAATCATCCGCCAAGAGTTGTGTGCCAAGCTCAGGCCGGAAGTCTTCTCCGGTGAACAACAACCGAAATGCGCCCTCCGTACTTGGCCACTCCCACATCGCTCCTGCCCCAAATTCCAGCACCAAaccgcagcagcagcagcagcaagctCAGCAATCACAGAAGCAGCAGCAACCATTCCCTCAACCTCAATTCTTCTTTTCAAATTTCATGCAGGCCCAGCCCCCTCAATCCaatgccgccgccgccgccgccgccgccgctgccgccgccggATATTATCAAAGACGCCCATCCGAACGAGCACCATCTCAACCGGCTCAGCAGCAGCAGTTGAACTCGACACCAGGCTCTTCCGGCATGCTGCCCTCTGCTCTAACGACTGATCCTGCAAAAGCAGCAGCTGCAGCGGCGGGCAATGGCATGAAAGGGATGCCTCCACCAGGCCTCCTCCATGCTGCTCATCTTGCTGCGGCTGCCCAGTCCGCCTCCGCCGCCACTCACCCTTTTCTGCCCGCCTCATTTCCTTATCTCTCCGTTCCGGCTGTCTCCTTGAAGCCTGCAGCAGCCGATCAGAAACCTGCAGCCG GGAATGACAATTCGCATGCATGCTGGCAGCCTGAGAAGAGATGA